The following proteins are encoded in a genomic region of Reichenbachiella sp.:
- a CDS encoding nucleotide pyrophosphohydrolase, whose product MTIEEAQALVDDWIKKHGGYFSELTNLAVLTEEVGELARIISRKYGDQSFKNKESEADLADELADVLWVVMCLANQTDIDLTKALEKNVKKKTKRDSTRHKENKKLWKQKPPEN is encoded by the coding sequence ATGACCATAGAGGAGGCGCAGGCATTGGTGGATGATTGGATCAAGAAGCATGGAGGCTACTTCAGTGAACTGACCAATTTGGCAGTGCTTACGGAAGAGGTTGGAGAGTTGGCTCGAATTATATCTCGAAAGTATGGGGATCAGTCCTTCAAAAACAAAGAATCGGAAGCTGATTTGGCCGATGAATTGGCTGATGTGCTTTGGGTGGTCATGTGTTTGGCGAATCAAACAGATATTGATTTAACAAAAGCCCTTGAAAAGAACGTCAAAAAGAAAACCAAAAGAGATTCTACCCGACACAAGGAAAATAAAAAACTCTGGAAGCAAAAGCCACCGGAGAATTAG
- the dtd gene encoding D-aminoacyl-tRNA deacylase, with protein MITVLQRTSEASVQINQEIVGQIEEGLMILLGIEEADGQEDIDWLCRKVCNLRIFDDEYGIMNKSILDVGGGILLISQFTLHASMKKGNRPSYIKAAKPEIAIPLYEKFIEQLESELGKPIQTGEFGADMKVNLTNDGPVTIMIDSKNKQ; from the coding sequence GTGATAACAGTGTTACAGCGGACGTCTGAGGCGTCTGTACAAATCAATCAGGAAATAGTAGGACAGATCGAGGAGGGTTTAATGATCCTGCTTGGCATCGAAGAAGCAGATGGTCAGGAAGACATTGATTGGCTTTGTCGCAAGGTCTGTAATCTCAGAATATTTGACGATGAGTATGGGATTATGAATAAAAGCATTCTTGATGTAGGAGGCGGCATTTTGCTGATCAGCCAGTTTACGCTGCACGCCAGCATGAAAAAGGGAAATCGCCCTTCCTACATTAAAGCCGCAAAGCCAGAGATAGCCATCCCGTTGTATGAGAAGTTTATTGAGCAACTCGAAAGTGAGCTGGGTAAACCTATTCAAACGGGTGAGTTTGGAGCGGATATGAAGGTGAATTTGACAAATGATGGACCTGTCACTATAATGATCGATTCTAAAAACAAACAGTAA
- a CDS encoding NAD-dependent epimerase/dehydratase family protein: MSGKTALIVGATGLVGRELLNVLLENDHYSKILIVGRSSPGVKDNRIEELLISFDDLANYKDQISANDYYCCIGTTMDVAKSKEAFYRVDYTYVMELAKMSKEDPACDQFHVVSSYGANAQSGLFYNAVKGQVEDALKELNLRALHIFQPSLLLGYRKNFRLWEELAKIASGVLSFFIIGSRLKFWAIEGSEVAKAMFYVALSGEFGTHVHKPLEMKRIAHTKEYKGDNSVTADV; this comes from the coding sequence ATGTCAGGCAAAACAGCATTGATCGTAGGCGCCACGGGTTTGGTTGGTAGAGAGCTCTTAAACGTGCTTTTGGAAAATGATCATTACTCGAAAATATTAATAGTAGGAAGAAGTTCTCCTGGAGTAAAAGACAATCGCATAGAGGAGTTGTTGATCAGTTTTGATGACTTAGCTAATTACAAAGATCAAATTTCTGCCAACGACTATTATTGCTGTATTGGAACCACCATGGATGTGGCTAAATCCAAAGAGGCGTTTTATAGAGTCGACTATACCTATGTGATGGAGCTGGCTAAAATGTCTAAAGAAGATCCTGCCTGTGATCAGTTTCATGTTGTTTCTTCTTATGGAGCAAATGCTCAGTCCGGTCTTTTTTACAATGCTGTAAAGGGCCAGGTGGAGGATGCTTTGAAAGAATTGAATTTGAGAGCACTGCATATTTTTCAACCCTCACTCTTGCTTGGTTATAGAAAGAATTTTAGACTATGGGAAGAGTTGGCAAAAATTGCTTCGGGCGTATTGTCCTTCTTTATCATTGGTTCCAGATTGAAATTTTGGGCCATTGAAGGGAGCGAAGTAGCCAAGGCGATGTTCTACGTGGCGCTTAGCGGAGAATTTGGCACGCACGTACACAAGCCGCTAGAAATGAAACGCATAGCACACACCAAAGAATACAAAGGTGATAACAGTGTTACAGCGGACGTCTGA